In the genome of Taurinivorans muris, one region contains:
- the queD gene encoding 6-carboxytetrahydropterin synthase QueD, with amino-acid sequence MARSFWQLTVREGFSSAHALRNYQGKCENMHGHNYLAELVVEGDTLTEDTELVADFTVLKKILREELQKLDHCVLNETPPFDKINPSSENIARYLWKCIEPRLKEFPVRLYSVSISEKSAQTATYREIKD; translated from the coding sequence ATGGCACGTTCTTTTTGGCAGTTGACAGTGCGGGAAGGCTTTTCTTCCGCCCATGCCCTGCGTAATTACCAAGGCAAATGTGAAAATATGCATGGGCATAATTATTTGGCGGAACTTGTTGTTGAAGGGGATACCCTTACGGAAGATACGGAACTTGTGGCGGACTTCACAGTGTTGAAAAAAATTCTGCGGGAGGAATTGCAGAAACTTGACCACTGTGTTTTAAATGAAACACCGCCATTTGACAAAATCAATCCTTCTTCCGAAAATATCGCAAGATACTTATGGAAATGTATCGAACCCCGTTTAAAAGAGTTTCCTGTAAGGTTGTACAGTGTGAGTATCAGTGAAAAATCAGCCCAAACGGCGACATATCGGGAAATTAAAGATTGA